A single Elephas maximus indicus isolate mEleMax1 chromosome 2, mEleMax1 primary haplotype, whole genome shotgun sequence DNA region contains:
- the LOC126067945 gene encoding olfactory receptor 14A16-like: MANLTTLVAEFILMGFSDIRDHQVLHATLFLLIYLIALVGNLLIILLTTLDQHLKSPMYFFLRTLSFLDLCFISVTVPKAIIHSLTQNSSISFLGCVAQVFLVVLFACAELALLTVMSYDRYAAICRPLYYQIVMKKRACKQMLAASWLSGVVSGFLNTSVTFCLPFCRSNFVYQFFCEIPSLLKLSCSENYLAETGAIIITTSLGFLCFISITVSYIHILVTVLRIPSVEGRSRAFSTCIPHLVVVTVFLTTGFIAYLKPVSESPSVWGLLGSVFCTVVPPTLNPIIYSLKNKDMKTAFWKILRKIVIRQ, encoded by the coding sequence ATGGCCAATCTGACCACTTTGGTGGCTGAATTCATCCTCATGGGATTTTCAGATATCAGGGATCACCAAGTCCTCCACGCCACACTGTTCTTACTCATCTACCTGATAGCTCTGGTTGGCAACCTCCTCATCATTCTTCTCACCACTTTGGACCAGCACCTCAAAagtcccatgtactttttcctgagGACACTGTCATTCTTAGATCTTTGTTTCATCTCTGTCACAGTTCCCAAGGCCATCATCCATTCTTTGACTCAAAATAGTTCCATATCTTTCCTGGGGTGTGTGGCACaggtctttttagttgttctgttTGCTTGTGCAGAGCTGGCCTTGCTCACAGTAATGTCCTATGACCGATATGCAGCCATTTGCCGGCCCCTGTATTATCAGATTGTCATGAAAAAAAGGGCCTGTAAACAGATGCTTGCTGCTTCATGGCTCAGTGGGGTTGTCTCTGGTTTCTTGAATACATCTGTGACCTTCTGTTTACCATTTTGTAGGTCGAATTTTGTCTATCAATTCTTCTGTGAGATCCCTTCACTACTCAAACTATCCTGCTCAGAGAATTATCTTGCTGAGACTGGAGCCATAATCATTACAACATccttgggttttctgtgttttatttctaTCACGGTTTCCTATATCCACATCTTAGTCACGGTTCTAAGGATACCGTCAGTGGAAGGCCGGTCAAGAGCCTTTTCCACCTGTATTCCTCACCTTGTAGTTGTTACTGTTTTTCTAACTACAGGGTTCATTGCCTACCTAAAGCCAGTGTCAGAGTCCCCTTCAGTTTGGGGTCTTCTGGGATCTGTCTTCTGTACTGTGGTGCCACCTACCCTGAATCCCATCATCTATAGCCTGAAGAACAAGGACATGAAAACCGCCTTTTGGAAAATTTTGAGAAAGATTGTCATCAGACAATAA